In Coleofasciculus sp. FACHB-1120, one genomic interval encodes:
- a CDS encoding YihY/virulence factor BrkB family protein: protein MRSFLASIRFFRFFRHLSWTTLKKTFQRVGQRRLTGLSAEMAYNAMLALFPAILAILTAIGLFQSSTDTFEGLAKQLGEIAPKEALFLIEGFAHEISQSQNQGLFSLSFVAAIWASSGALSAAMTALDQIHQIPPERTRPFWKAKLISIALTIGTIVLLIIASFLVFISDLIVKLLISQSGLLELLSIWRLLSWPLALGIVASAFAFIYRYGPSRWVAGTPIMPGAIVAAVSWAIISALFRLYVSNFGNYNKAYGAVGAVIVLMLWLYMSSLVLLIGDQLNVTVGESMRHRSKGKLASLEAESAPESKAG from the coding sequence ATGCGCTCGTTCTTAGCCTCAATCCGTTTTTTCCGTTTCTTTCGACATTTAAGCTGGACAACCTTAAAGAAAACCTTCCAGCGCGTAGGTCAACGGCGGTTAACGGGGCTTTCGGCAGAAATGGCATACAACGCCATGTTAGCTTTGTTTCCAGCTATTTTGGCAATCTTGACTGCAATCGGTCTGTTTCAATCCTCAACAGACACTTTTGAAGGGTTAGCGAAGCAATTAGGTGAAATTGCCCCTAAAGAAGCTCTTTTCCTCATAGAAGGTTTTGCCCACGAAATCAGTCAATCGCAAAATCAAGGGCTGTTTTCCCTCAGCTTTGTTGCCGCTATTTGGGCTTCTTCTGGGGCGTTGAGTGCTGCTATGACCGCCCTCGATCAAATCCATCAGATTCCGCCAGAAAGAACACGACCTTTTTGGAAAGCCAAGTTAATTTCTATTGCTCTGACGATTGGCACCATTGTGCTACTGATCATTGCTTCCTTTTTAGTGTTTATTAGCGACTTGATTGTGAAGCTATTAATCAGCCAAAGTGGACTATTGGAATTGTTGAGTATTTGGCGGCTTTTGAGCTGGCCTTTGGCATTAGGCATCGTCGCCTCAGCTTTTGCCTTCATCTATCGTTATGGTCCCAGCCGCTGGGTTGCCGGAACTCCCATCATGCCAGGCGCAATAGTGGCGGCGGTATCCTGGGCTATCATATCAGCTTTGTTTCGGCTTTACGTCTCTAACTTTGGTAATTACAACAAAGCCTATGGCGCAGTGGGTGCCGTTATTGTTTTAATGTTATGGCTGTATATGAGTTCTCTGGTACTGCTGATTGGCGATCAGTTAAACGTTACGGTGGGAGAGTCTATGCGGCACCGCAGCAAGGGGAAATTAGCCTCTTTAGAGGCAGAGTCTGCACCAGAATCAAAAGCTGGGTAA
- a CDS encoding serine/threonine-protein kinase, with product MDTLVGKTLQGGKYTLDRELGRGGFGVTFQATHHYLGQPVVIKTLNDSLCRHPDFARFGRQFQDEARRLALCVHPNIVRVNDFFLEAGLPYLVMDYIAGQTLQEVVFPDKPLPESAAIHFMQQIGAAVKVVHQNNLLHRDIKPQNIILRQGTQEVVLIDFGISREFTPDSTQTHTSIVSEGYAPIEQYLPQAKRTPATDVYGLASTLYALLTATVPTPAVLRDRQPMPAPRDLKPYLSPAINQAVMRGMAVDAQYRPGSVDEWLSLLPDLQFAGSVAEIMPPTHTAATVPVIPMSPPRGEALAGKNSGSRNGNAIASPVSEARNHQSRPSTFRSPRSLFIATGVAIASGLAIALSFVGRQSQPPDASSVAPVSQPQNQPQEPLTVTPEPIEKINSTSAESERKPVEVQKSFRRKSQQQRVNRNVPASNASSNSSNSNKPQSNGETNKNAGQAEIEPQERKQPVPTSEQTPPAATNSQSSPASEQPPPAPAATPQPPPASEITPPFPRSDQKPTNPAPSSSAPEASAPPSSVVVPITKPKLETPSQPESEKKSKPDKLDKRDKPEKAEKQDKQKDN from the coding sequence ATGGACACGCTAGTTGGCAAAACTTTGCAGGGTGGCAAATACACTCTCGATCGAGAACTGGGACGGGGTGGCTTTGGCGTTACCTTTCAAGCCACCCACCACTACTTGGGTCAACCTGTAGTCATTAAAACGCTCAACGATTCCCTCTGTCGGCATCCTGACTTTGCCCGATTTGGACGTCAGTTTCAGGATGAAGCAAGACGTTTGGCGTTGTGCGTCCATCCCAATATCGTTCGGGTTAACGATTTCTTTTTGGAAGCTGGGTTGCCCTACCTGGTAATGGACTATATTGCTGGTCAAACTTTGCAAGAGGTCGTGTTTCCGGACAAACCTCTGCCAGAGTCCGCTGCTATCCACTTCATGCAGCAGATTGGGGCAGCAGTCAAAGTGGTGCATCAAAATAATCTGCTGCATCGGGATATCAAGCCCCAGAACATCATTCTGCGCCAAGGAACTCAAGAGGTGGTGCTGATTGACTTTGGGATTTCGCGGGAGTTTACGCCAGACTCAACCCAAACTCACACAAGTATTGTTTCTGAAGGGTATGCCCCCATTGAGCAGTACCTACCCCAAGCAAAGCGCACCCCAGCGACGGATGTTTATGGGTTAGCCTCCACACTTTACGCGCTTTTAACGGCAACAGTTCCGACGCCTGCGGTACTCAGAGACAGGCAACCGATGCCAGCACCGCGCGACTTGAAACCTTACCTGAGTCCGGCGATAAATCAGGCAGTGATGCGCGGGATGGCTGTGGATGCTCAATATCGACCCGGCAGTGTGGATGAATGGCTGTCTCTGTTGCCGGATCTTCAGTTTGCAGGTTCCGTTGCCGAAATAATGCCTCCAACTCATACAGCGGCAACTGTGCCGGTTATCCCCATGTCACCGCCTAGAGGCGAAGCTTTGGCGGGAAAAAATTCGGGTTCAAGAAATGGAAACGCGATCGCATCGCCCGTCTCAGAAGCCAGAAACCATCAATCCCGTCCTTCCACCTTCCGAAGTCCCCGCAGTCTTTTCATTGCGACAGGAGTCGCGATCGCATCCGGTTTAGCGATCGCGTTGAGTTTTGTCGGGCGTCAGTCTCAACCGCCCGACGCCTCCTCTGTTGCCCCGGTTTCCCAGCCGCAAAATCAGCCGCAAGAGCCGCTAACTGTCACTCCCGAACCCATAGAGAAAATCAATAGCACCTCTGCTGAGTCTGAACGGAAACCCGTTGAAGTTCAAAAATCCTTCCGCAGAAAATCTCAGCAACAGCGCGTTAACCGGAATGTTCCAGCATCCAACGCTTCATCGAACTCCTCTAACTCGAACAAGCCGCAATCGAATGGTGAGACGAACAAGAACGCTGGACAGGCAGAAATAGAACCTCAGGAGCGAAAACAGCCGGTTCCTACATCCGAACAAACCCCACCGGCTGCTACCAATTCACAATCTTCTCCCGCTTCGGAACAGCCACCACCCGCCCCGGCTGCCACTCCACAGCCTCCTCCCGCTTCGGAGATAACGCCGCCATTCCCTCGTAGCGATCAAAAGCCGACGAATCCGGCACCCTCATCTTCTGCACCAGAGGCTTCCGCACCGCCGAGTTCAGTGGTTGTGCCCATTACAAAACCAAAACTAGAAACTCCATCCCAACCGGAATCGGAAAAGAAGTCTAAACCGGACAAACTGGACAAGCGGGATAAACCAGAGAAAGCGGAAAAGCAAGACAAGCAGAAGGATAATTAG
- a CDS encoding thioesterase family protein: MSEEPQTSPSLPPTGAIESVSLTATTENWFEYPVKAHPHHTDYAGIVWHGSYIAWMEEARMECLRSIGIEFADLVALGCDMPVVDLSVRYHRPLRMGMSAVLKTRMADTEGVRINWDYQIQSTDGQELYVTAKVTLVVVDREKGKIMRQLPPTMKDALARLSAV; this comes from the coding sequence GTGTCAGAAGAACCACAAACCTCGCCATCACTGCCACCGACGGGCGCGATTGAAAGCGTATCTCTAACAGCTACGACAGAGAACTGGTTTGAATACCCAGTCAAAGCGCATCCTCACCATACTGACTATGCAGGGATTGTCTGGCATGGCTCGTATATTGCCTGGATGGAGGAAGCGCGGATGGAATGCTTGCGCTCGATTGGCATCGAATTTGCAGATTTAGTTGCCTTGGGATGCGATATGCCAGTTGTGGATCTTTCGGTGCGCTACCACCGCCCTTTGCGGATGGGAATGAGTGCTGTGCTGAAGACGCGCATGGCAGATACTGAGGGCGTCCGCATCAATTGGGATTATCAGATTCAATCTACCGATGGGCAAGAGTTGTACGTCACTGCCAAAGTCACGTTAGTGGTAGTAGATCGAGAGAAGGGTAAGATTATGCGCCAGTTACCACCCACCATGAAGGATGCGTTAGCACGCCTTTCGGCGGTTTAA
- a CDS encoding 2-phosphosulfolactate phosphatase family protein gives MKLFVYHTPELTPSDSVPDCAIAIDVLRATTTIATALNAGAEAVQVFSDMETLMQVSEQWQADLRLRAGERGGAKVSGCDLGNSPLDCTPEHVQGRRLFISTTNGTRALTRVQKAPVVLAAALVNRQAVVEYVLSKQPETVWLLGSGWEGSFSLEDTVCAGAIAHSLQEKGSLELANDEGCAAIALYQQWHNNLLELFHHASHGQRLLRLDCQEDLKYCSQTDILDVLPIQREIGVLVKNI, from the coding sequence GTGAAGTTATTTGTCTACCACACACCCGAATTGACGCCCTCCGACAGCGTACCGGATTGCGCGATCGCTATCGACGTACTCCGCGCCACGACTACTATCGCCACCGCCCTGAATGCGGGTGCTGAGGCTGTCCAAGTCTTCAGCGATATGGAAACTTTGATGCAAGTCAGCGAACAGTGGCAAGCCGATCTCCGGTTGCGTGCCGGTGAACGAGGCGGTGCTAAAGTGTCTGGCTGCGATTTGGGCAATTCTCCCCTAGATTGTACGCCAGAGCACGTACAGGGACGGCGGTTATTTATCAGTACTACGAATGGCACTCGCGCCCTAACACGAGTACAGAAGGCTCCAGTGGTTCTGGCAGCAGCGCTGGTGAATCGTCAAGCAGTGGTGGAATACGTTCTCAGCAAGCAGCCGGAGACGGTTTGGCTGCTGGGATCGGGTTGGGAAGGTAGTTTTTCCCTGGAGGATACGGTGTGTGCAGGTGCGATTGCTCATTCTTTGCAAGAAAAAGGGTCGCTAGAATTAGCGAATGATGAAGGATGTGCTGCGATCGCTCTTTACCAGCAGTGGCACAATAATTTACTAGAGTTGTTCCACCACGCCAGTCACGGTCAACGCCTGTTACGCCTCGACTGTCAAGAAGACCTAAAATATTGCTCTCAAACCGATATTTTAGACGTGCTGCCGATCCAGCGGGAAATCGGAGTGTTGGTCAAGAATATCTAA
- a CDS encoding lipid-A-disaccharide synthase-related protein — translation MRVLCLSNGHGEDIIAVRILQELQQQSHSLELAALPLVGDGRAYAELDIPIISHVQTMPSGGFIYMDGRQLVRDVQGGLLQLTLAQHRAIRKWASPGRPKERSRGVILAVGDIVPLLFGWLSGVPYAFVGTAKSEYYLRDEAGPLPRRDQRGRWEGWSGSVYLPWERWLMSQRRCKAVFPRDGLTTQMLKKWSIPAFDLGNPMMDGLQPPRPKAIFYSSNAEQEEMRRSLMVALLPGSRPPEAYANWQQIMQACVGLMQAFAPRPVLFLGAIALGLNLDPLCQTLEAQGWRESNAPRESEKSPLPISDPEALTFTKDNGTLILTQHAYNDCLNQADLAIAMAGTATEQFVGLGKPAIAIPGEGPQFTYAFAEAQSRLLGPSLILVEQPAKVAGVVQYLLHDPDRLQLIAENGRRRMGEAGAAERIAACVMERLLGFYI, via the coding sequence ATGAGGGTACTGTGCCTCAGCAATGGTCATGGGGAGGACATTATTGCCGTCCGGATTTTGCAAGAACTTCAGCAACAGTCTCATTCTTTGGAACTAGCAGCCTTGCCATTGGTGGGTGATGGGCGAGCTTACGCTGAGTTAGATATCCCCATCATTAGTCACGTGCAAACGATGCCCTCCGGTGGCTTTATCTATATGGATGGGCGTCAACTAGTGCGAGATGTACAGGGCGGTTTACTACAGCTCACCCTCGCCCAGCATCGTGCGATCCGAAAGTGGGCGTCCCCAGGCAGACCCAAGGAGCGAAGCAGAGGGGTCATCCTGGCGGTGGGGGATATTGTCCCGCTATTGTTTGGCTGGTTAAGCGGTGTTCCCTATGCTTTTGTGGGTACGGCTAAATCAGAATATTATTTGCGAGATGAAGCGGGGCCATTGCCACGGCGCGACCAAAGAGGGCGCTGGGAAGGTTGGTCTGGGTCGGTTTACTTGCCTTGGGAACGTTGGCTGATGAGTCAACGGCGTTGTAAAGCGGTGTTTCCTAGAGATGGGCTGACAACTCAGATGTTAAAGAAGTGGTCTATCCCGGCGTTTGATTTAGGGAACCCGATGATGGATGGCCTGCAACCACCCAGACCAAAAGCAATATTTTATTCGTCAAATGCTGAACAAGAAGAGATGAGGCGATCGCTAATGGTGGCGCTGCTTCCCGGTTCTAGACCTCCAGAAGCTTATGCCAATTGGCAGCAAATTATGCAAGCTTGTGTGGGGTTAATGCAGGCGTTTGCACCTCGACCCGTCCTATTTCTGGGCGCGATCGCACTTGGGTTAAATTTAGACCCTTTGTGCCAAACCCTTGAAGCTCAGGGTTGGCGAGAATCCAATGCACCGAGAGAAAGTGAGAAATCTCCTTTACCAATTTCTGACCCAGAAGCCCTAACTTTTACGAAAGATAATGGCACTCTGATTCTGACTCAGCACGCTTATAACGATTGTTTGAATCAAGCAGATTTAGCGATCGCAATGGCTGGTACAGCAACTGAGCAGTTTGTTGGATTGGGGAAACCCGCGATCGCGATTCCAGGAGAAGGTCCTCAGTTTACCTACGCCTTTGCCGAAGCTCAATCTCGCCTGCTGGGCCCTTCCCTGATTTTGGTAGAACAACCCGCTAAAGTTGCCGGGGTTGTGCAATATTTATTACACGATCCCGATCGGCTACAACTAATTGCTGAAAATGGTCGCCGCCGCATGGGGGAAGCAGGAGCTGCGGAGCGGATTGCTGCTTGTGTAATGGAACGTTTGTTGGGTTTTTACATTTGA
- a CDS encoding BamA/TamA family outer membrane protein: MQSPSPPLSPWFSIMRVPSLAICTLAVLAASDLGSLASASTTSTTPTQTPNAEEVVVVPVTSDVPSSTAATQKIADAQVVVPVTSGTRRSSAPAQQPVNSQVVVPVNSVTTRPARAIAAPETRTLPQFTQTTRVPPKAPASSINSPDLVVTATDIEVAGATPELQQIVRQTIKTRPGGDTTQSQLQKDVTAILATGLFTDANVTSYTEPNGLRTVFEVKPLVVRSLKLSGAQALTPAVANDLFKSQLGTKISPNLLNQSAEQINQWYKQNGYVAAQVLAVQPSRDGVVTIEVAEGTVGDVKIRFLDSEGKPTKGRTQENFVRQELKLKPGQPFRVDAARTDLQRLYQLGLFENADVSLSGDSRKVDVSYDLTERTSRAVNVGGGYSENSGIFGSINYKDQNFGGINQQVGLNVQASRSDLQFNGNVTSPYRASNPDRPGYSIEASRQRQLSETFNEDVKLPNGDKVREGQFGGGVTFTKPVGDVQASVGVNYTRTSIRDSKGNLSPVDELGNRLSYSQNGIDDKVSVSAGIAQDKRDNPINPTKGSVVSLSTEQSIPVGNGSILMNRVKANYSQYIPFNLTNGATPDVLAFNVQGGTTIGNLPPYEAFNLGGINSVRGYGSGDVASGRSYVLASAEYRFPVFKPVGGVLFADFGSDLGSGDTVPGEPGTVRGKQGTGFGYGAGVRVQSPIGLLRADFGINDHGESRLQFGIGQRF, translated from the coding sequence ATGCAATCTCCTTCTCCTCCTCTCTCTCCCTGGTTTTCTATAATGCGCGTTCCTTCTCTAGCTATTTGTACCTTAGCGGTTTTGGCTGCAAGCGATCTCGGTTCCCTTGCTAGCGCGAGTACAACTTCTACCACCCCGACCCAGACACCAAACGCTGAAGAAGTTGTCGTTGTCCCAGTCACTTCCGATGTGCCCTCCTCAACAGCCGCAACTCAAAAAATAGCAGATGCTCAGGTAGTTGTCCCGGTTACTTCGGGTACGCGCCGGTCATCCGCGCCAGCTCAACAACCCGTCAATAGCCAGGTAGTTGTTCCAGTTAATTCTGTCACTACCCGCCCCGCGAGAGCCATTGCTGCACCCGAAACCCGGACACTGCCTCAATTTACGCAGACGACTCGCGTTCCCCCAAAAGCGCCTGCTAGCTCTATCAATTCACCAGATTTGGTCGTAACCGCAACAGATATTGAGGTAGCGGGAGCAACACCAGAGTTGCAGCAAATTGTCCGTCAAACAATTAAAACTCGTCCGGGCGGCGATACCACTCAAAGCCAGCTGCAAAAGGATGTGACCGCGATTTTAGCGACCGGGCTATTTACTGATGCCAACGTAACCAGTTATACCGAGCCAAATGGACTGAGGACAGTCTTCGAGGTGAAACCCCTAGTGGTGCGATCGCTCAAACTTTCCGGTGCCCAAGCCTTGACCCCAGCAGTTGCCAATGACCTTTTCAAATCCCAACTGGGGACAAAAATTAGCCCCAATCTCCTCAACCAAAGTGCCGAACAAATCAACCAATGGTACAAGCAAAATGGTTATGTGGCAGCACAAGTGCTAGCCGTACAACCCAGCCGGGATGGGGTCGTCACCATTGAAGTTGCTGAGGGCACCGTTGGGGATGTGAAAATCCGCTTTTTAGACAGTGAGGGAAAGCCAACCAAAGGACGCACCCAAGAAAATTTCGTCCGTCAGGAGTTAAAACTGAAGCCGGGTCAACCTTTCCGGGTCGATGCGGCACGGACAGACTTGCAACGGCTGTATCAGTTAGGGCTGTTTGAGAACGCGGATGTTTCTCTCAGTGGCGATTCTCGAAAAGTTGACGTTAGCTACGACCTTACCGAACGCACTTCCCGCGCCGTCAACGTCGGTGGCGGTTACAGCGAGAACAGTGGCATCTTCGGCAGCATTAATTATAAAGACCAGAATTTCGGGGGCATTAACCAGCAGGTGGGTTTGAATGTCCAAGCAAGCCGCAGCGACTTACAGTTTAATGGGAATGTTACCAGCCCCTATCGCGCCAGCAATCCAGACCGCCCTGGATATAGTATCGAGGCATCTCGACAGCGGCAACTTTCCGAAACCTTTAATGAAGATGTCAAGTTGCCAAATGGGGACAAAGTTCGGGAAGGGCAGTTTGGCGGCGGTGTCACCTTCACGAAACCTGTGGGCGATGTGCAGGCATCGGTAGGAGTGAACTACACCCGCACCAGTATCCGCGATAGTAAAGGCAATCTCTCACCCGTAGATGAATTAGGAAATCGCCTTTCCTATAGCCAAAACGGTATCGACGACAAAGTTTCTGTGTCTGCTGGGATCGCACAAGATAAACGAGACAATCCGATTAACCCAACGAAAGGCTCGGTTGTCAGTCTCAGTACAGAACAATCGATCCCGGTTGGGAACGGCAGTATTTTGATGAACCGGGTTAAGGCAAACTACAGCCAGTACATACCCTTTAATTTAACCAACGGTGCAACTCCAGATGTATTAGCCTTCAACGTGCAGGGAGGCACAACCATCGGTAATCTCCCGCCCTATGAAGCCTTTAATCTCGGTGGCATCAATTCTGTACGGGGCTACGGAAGTGGTGATGTTGCCAGCGGTCGCAGCTATGTGTTAGCCTCTGCCGAGTATCGCTTCCCAGTTTTTAAGCCGGTAGGTGGCGTTTTATTCGCTGACTTCGGCTCCGACTTAGGCTCTGGCGATACGGTGCCGGGAGAACCTGGAACCGTTCGTGGCAAACAAGGAACTGGCTTCGGCTACGGAGCTGGTGTGCGCGTCCAGTCCCCGATTGGCTTGCTCAGGGCTGACTTTGGCATCAACGACCACGGTGAAAGCCGACTCCAATTCGGGATCGGTCAAAGGTTCTAA
- a CDS encoding response regulator, giving the protein MYKIGVLDDDENWCLIVERFLRKDFEVHIYKTVFTFLQEIESYDLLIIDFSLPPAPYEKGMDGCEIINHIKDKLINPPLLVLATGFISANELEFGREICPEADAFLAKDAGLDIILNQIKQLLDSKNRDASNRAIANPPS; this is encoded by the coding sequence ATGTACAAGATAGGTGTATTGGATGATGATGAAAATTGGTGTTTGATTGTAGAGCGCTTTTTACGAAAAGATTTTGAAGTTCATATTTATAAAACAGTTTTTACATTTTTACAAGAAATAGAAAGTTACGATTTACTGATTATCGATTTTTCTCTTCCACCGGCTCCTTATGAAAAAGGCATGGATGGTTGCGAGATTATCAATCATATAAAAGACAAGTTGATAAATCCTCCTTTATTAGTTTTAGCAACCGGATTTATTAGTGCCAACGAGTTAGAGTTCGGTCGGGAAATTTGTCCAGAAGCAGATGCTTTTTTAGCGAAAGATGCAGGATTAGATATCATTTTGAATCAAATCAAACAGCTGCTAGATTCTAAAAATCGTGATGCATCTAATCGAGCGATCGCAAATCCACCCAGTTAG